Proteins encoded in a region of the Zea mays cultivar B73 chromosome 4, Zm-B73-REFERENCE-NAM-5.0, whole genome shotgun sequence genome:
- the LOC100194338 gene encoding citrate synthase 4, mitochondrial isoform X1 has protein sequence MAFFRGLTAVSRLRSRMAQEATTLGGVRWLQMQSASDLDLKSQLQELIPEQQDRLKKLKSEHGKVQLGNITVDMVLGGMRGMIGMLWETSLLDPEEGIRFRGLSIPECQKVLPTAVKGGEPLPEGLLWLLLTGKVPTKEQVDALSKELLARSTVPAHVYKAIDALPVTAHPMTQFTTGVMALQVESEFQKAYDNGLPKSKFWEPTYEDCLNMIARLPPVASYVYRRIFKGGKSIETDNSLDYAANFSHMLGFDDPKMLELMRLYVTIHTDHEGGNVSAHTGHLVGSALSDPYLSFAAALNGLAGPLHGLANQEVLLWIKSVIQETGSDVTTDQLKEYVWKTLKSGKVVPGFGHGVLRKTDPRYSCQREFALKHLPEDPLFQLVSKLYEVVPPILTELGKVKNPWPNVDAHSGVLLNHFGLSEARYYTVLFGVSRSMGIGSQLIWDRALGLPLERPKSVTMEWLENYCNNKAA, from the exons GCTGCAGATGCAGAGCGCGTCCGATCTC GATCTTAAGTCCCAGTTGCAGGAATTGATTCCGGAACAGCAG GATCGCCTAAAGAAGCTTAAATCAGAGCATGGGAAGGTTCAGCTTGGAAACATAACTGTGGATATG GTCCTTGGTGGAATGAGAGGGATGATTGGAATGCTTTGGGAAACATCCCTACTTGACCCAGAGGAG GGTATTCGTTTTAGGGGTCTCTCGATTCCAGAGTGCCAAAAAGTGCTGCCAACAGCAGTTAAGGGTGGTGAACCTTTGCCTGAGGGTCTCCTTTGGCTTCTTTTGACAGGGAAG GTCCCAACCAAAGAGCAAGTTGATGCACTATCAAAGGAATTGCTTGCGCGCTCAACTGTCCCAG CTCATGTCTATAAGGCAATAGATGCTCTCCCAGTAACTGCACATCCTATGACACAGTTTACCACGGGAGTAATGGCTCTTCAG GTTGAGAGCGAATTTCAAAAAGCTTATGACAATGGATTGCCAAAATCAAA GTTTTGGGAGCCTACTTATGAAGACTGCTTAAACATGATTGCTCGGCTTCCACCAGTGGCTTCTTATGTTTACCGGAG AATTTTCAAGGGTGGGAAATCAATAGAAACTGACAATTCTCTGGATTATGCGGCAAATTTCTCACACATGCTTGGTTTTGATGACCCTAAAATGCTGGAGCTGATGCGGCTCTATGTAACAATTCACAC TGATCATGAAGGCGGGAATGTCAGTGCTCATACTGGTCATCTG GTTGGAAGTGCTCTGTCAGATCCTTATCTTTCTTTCGCAGCGGCTCTAAATGGGTTAGCTGGGCCACTACATGGCCTTGCAAATCAG GAAGTGCTTCTATGGATCAAATCTGTAATTCAGGAAACTGGGAGTGATGTTACAACGGATCAACTCAAAGAGTATGTCTGGAAGACACTAAAGAGTGGAAAG GTTGTTCCTGGATTTGGTCATGGAGTTCTGCGTAAGACAGACCCACGGTATTCATGTCAAAGGGAGTTTGCCCTGAAGCATTTGCCCGAGGATCCACTTTTCCAACTG GTGTCCAAGTTATATGAAGTCGTACCTCCGATCCTCACTGAGCTAGGAAAG GTCAAGAACCCGTGGCCGAATGTTGATGCTCACAGTGGAGTTTTGCTGAACCACTTTGGACTATCTGAAGCACG GTATTACACTGTCTTGTTCGGTGTTTCGAGAAGCATGGGGATAGGATCCCAG CTCATCTGGGACCGTGCCCTTGGCCTGCCACTTGAGAGGCCGAAGAGTGTTACCATGGAGTGGCTGGAGAACTACTGCAATAACAAGGCTGCCTGA
- the LOC100282110 gene encoding uncharacterized protein isoform X1, translating into MAAMNTGMGGLGGRPIHPQANPFGTALQGAGPGLIRTGLETYGGRILDSSSEFMQSNITQYLSDPQYYFQVNSQYVRNKLKVILFPFLHRGHWTRITEPVGGRLSYKPPVQDINAPDLYIPLMAFGTYIVAAGYALGVLGRFTPEALTLQFSKGILGWFLQVVLIKGLLYSLGSGEAPLLDIVAYAGYCFAGTSLAMVARIFWSYLYYFIMPWFCLCTGVFLVKTMKRVLLGGPRSYERHPGRNHYFLIFLAVVQFPMLFWLGNICG; encoded by the exons ATGGCAGCGATGAATACTGGTATGGGAGGTTTAGGTGGCAGGCCGATACATCCACAAGCAAATCCTTTTGGAACTGCCTTGCAGGGTGCTGGACCAGGATTGATCCGTACTGGGCTAGAAACATATGGCGGAAGGATTTTAGATTCAAGTTCTGAGTTTATGCAGAGCAAT ATAACACAATATTTGTCCGACCCTCAGTACTACTTTCAAGTCAACAGCCAGTATGTGAGGAACAAACTGAAGGTCATCTTGTTCCCTTTCTTGCACAGG GGTCACTGGACAAGAATAACTGAACCAGTAGGAGGAAGGCTATCCTACAAACCTCCAGTCCAGGATATCAATGCACCGGACTTGTACATCCCTTTGATGGCATTTGGCACCTACATTGTAGCTGCTGGGTATGCCTTGGGTGTTCTTGGAAG GTTTACCCCTGAGGCACTGACCCTACAGTTTTCTAAAGGGATACTTGGGTGGTTTCTGCAAGTCGTCCTCATCAAAGGTCTGCTGTACTCCCTGGGAAGCGGCGAAGCTCCCTTGCTGGACATCGTGGCGTATGCTGGATATTGCTTCGCTGGCACTTCCCTTGCAATGGTGGCCCGCATCTTCTGGAGCTACCTGTATTACTTCATCATGCCATGGTTCTGCCTCTGCACGGGAGTCTTCCTTGTGAAGACCATGAAGAGGGTTCTTCTGGGCGGGCCAAGGAGCTACGAGAGACACCCCGGCCGGAACCACTACTTCCTGATCTTCTTGGCGGTCGTGCAATTCCCCATGCTGTTCTGGCTCGGCAACATATGTGGCTGA
- the LOC100273414 gene encoding SWI/SNF complex subunit SWI3B, translated as MATTATTMAPVTAPVATANLEPTPTPLHPRPAAPPHLRALSTLAPVKSEAPPTPSSSTAITAAAGAEDPSYIITVPSYSAWFSFDSIHDTERRLLPEFFVGEAAAASGCRGPHAYKYYRDSLIRRFRARPGRRLTLTEARRGLVGDVGSVRRVFDFLEEWGLINYGALPSGSKQAKEKREEAAQQSSLPFGAIAPRKLCTGCRTVCGLAYYACDKADISLCARCYVNNNYRPGLSPANFKRVEITEDAKPDWTDKETLHLLEAVLHYGEDWKKVSEHVSSRSEKDCIARFIRLPFGEQFMGHKEDRMRFENTDDNTDEPGANVSKRLRLTPLADASNPIMAQVAFLSAIVGSDVASAAAQAAISAQSRVDLNDGEIETSINSIKQEESSHTNGLSANVLLKEAAANARAQLEKERNSIEQSLSNIVDVQMKEIQDKICRFEQKEMLMEKERQQLHFLRDLLFTDQLAVMQHQQRSPAVATECKGDEKPKPVASMS; from the exons ATGGCCACAACGGCGACAACGATGGCGCCGGTGACGGCGCCGGTGGCCACAGCCAACCTCGAACCTACACCAACACCTCTGCATCCACGTCCTGCCGCGCCACCTCATCTCCGGGCGCTttccaccttggcccccgtcaagTCAGAGGCTCCTCCCACCCCCTCGTCTTCTACCGCCATCACCGCCGCAGCCGGAGCGGAGGATCCATCCTACATCATCACCGTCCCTAGTTATTCAG CGTGGTTCTCGTTCGACTCCATCCACGACACGGAGCGCCGCCTCCTGCCGGAGTTCTTCGTGGGGGAGGCCGCCGCGGCGTCAGGGTGCCGGGGCCCGCACGCGTACAAGTACTACCGCGACTCCCTGATACGGAGGTTCCGGGCGCGGCCGGGTCGACGGCTCACGCTCACGGAGGCTCGGAGGGGCCTTGTTGGCGACGTCGGCTCAGTCCGCCGCGTCTTCGATTTCCTTGAGGAATGGGGGCTTATCAACTACGGTGCTTTGCCATCGGGGTCAAAGCAAGCTAAAGAGAAGAGGGAAGAGGCTGCACAACAGTCCTCGTTGCCTTTTGGGGCAATTGCACCCAGGAAGCTCTGTACCGGTTGCCGCACCGTGTGTGGGCTTGCTTACTACGCCTGCGACAAG GCAGATATAAGTCTTTGTGCTAGATGCTATGTAAATAATAACTACCGGCCGGGCCTGTCTCCTGCTAACTTCAAGAGAGTTGAAATTACTGAAGATGCAAAACCAGATTGGACAGACAAAGAAACTCTTCACTTGCTTGAGGCTGTCTTGCATTATGGGGAAGACTGGAAAAAGGTGTCTGAACATGTTAGTAGTCGGTCAGAAAAAGATTGTATTGCAAGATTTATAAGGCTACCTTTTGGAGAACAGTTCATGGGACACAAGGAGGATAGAATGAGGTTTGAGAATACTGATGACAATACTGATGAGCCTGGAGCAAATGTCTCAAAACGACTACGTCTCACTCCACTAGCAGATGCAAGCAATCCGATTATGGCTCAG GTTGCATTTTTATCAGCCATTGTGGGTTCCGATGTTGCCTCAGCTGCAGCGCAAGCAGCTATTTCTGCCCAATCCCGTGTTGACCTTAATGACGGCGAGATTGAAACTTCAATAAATAGCATTAAGCAAGAAG AATCATCTCACACAAATGGGCTCTCAGCCAACGTGTTACTGAAAGAGGCAGCTGCTAATGCACGGGCACAACTCGAGAAGGAAAGGAACAGCATAGAGCAATCTTTATCAAACATAGTAGACGTCCAG ATGAAGGAAATCCAAGATAAAATATGCCGGTTTGAGCAGAAGGAGATGCTGATGGAGAAAGAGCGGCAGCAGctccattttctaagggatctacTTTTCACAGACCAATTGGCAGTCATGCAGCATCAACAAAGGAGTCCAGCTGTAGCCACAGAGTGCAAGGGTGATGAGAAGCCAAAGCCCGTGGCTAGCATGAGTTGA